ACCTCTTCCGAAATGGCTGAGCGCAGGGCCCTACGGGTAGAGCCGGTTGAGCAGTCGCGGGAACGGAACGGCCTCTCGCACGTGCTCTATACCGCACAGCCATGCAACGGTACGCTCGACGCCTATCCCGAAGCCCGAGTGGGGCACCGACCCATAGCGGCGTAGATCCAGGTACCACTGATAGGTAGACTCGGGCAGACCGTGTTCTGCCAGGCGCGCCCGCAGCAGCTCCAGGTTGTGGATGCGCTCCCCGCCGCCGATGATCTCCCCGTATCCCTCCGGAGCGATCAGGTCCGCGCCCAGCACGACGTCTGGACGGCCGGGGTCCGGCTGCATGTAGAAGGCCTTGCAGCGGGTAGGGTACCGGTGGATGAACACAGGCCGGTCAAACTGCTGGCTGACCGCGGTCTCCTCATCGCCGCCCAGGTCCTCGCCCCAGGCCACGGGCTTCCCGGCCGCGGACAGAAGCTGCAGCGCCTCATCATAGGAGATCCTCGGAAAGGGCGGGCGGACGCGCTCGAGCGGGGTCAGATCGCGTTCAAGCGTGGCGAGCGGTTCCCGGCAGCGTTCCAAGACCCGCGCAACGACGCTGCTCAAGAAATCCTCCGCCAGCGCCATGTAGCCATCCAGATCGAGGTAGGCGACCTCGGGCTCGAGCATCCAGAACTCGATCAGGTGCCGCCGCGTCTTGCTCTTCTCTGCCCGGAACGTTGGGCCGAAGCAGTAGAC
Above is a window of Armatimonadota bacterium DNA encoding:
- the asnS gene encoding asparagine--tRNA ligase, producing the protein MSDQPVHRAITALPGHVGEVVELRGWLQHRRSSGKILFLLVRDGTGAVQAVMSRKDVPEEVFAAADRLPQESSVVVTGIVQADPRAPGGVELAASSLLVVHEAEPYPITSKPHGIEFLMDHRHLWLRSSRQQAALRVRAEVIRAMTEYLDGHGFLRVDAPILTPAAVEGTTTLFETQYFDLGSAYLTQSGQLYNEAAAMAFGRVYCFGPTFRAEKSKTRRHLIEFWMLEPEVAYLDLDGYMALAEDFLSSVVARVLERCREPLATLERDLTPLERVRPPFPRISYDEALQLLSAAGKPVAWGEDLGGDEETAVSQQFDRPVFIHRYPTRCKAFYMQPDPGRPDVVLGADLIAPEGYGEIIGGGERIHNLELLRARLAEHGLPESTYQWYLDLRRYGSVPHSGFGIGVERTVAWLCGIEHVREAVPFPRLLNRLYP